The nucleotide sequence ACAACTACACGTATGATTTTTCCCAAAGACTCGGACTTGTGAAATATCCATTTGAAATACCCAACATACCGACTTACCTTTTGATAGTATTCCAGGAAGcattttatctattttataCTGCAGCTTTATTTTGGGTTAGCGGTGATACCTTGTTCGCCCAATCTGTAACGCACATTTGTTTGCAGTTCAAGGTAATAACCATCTTGATTGAAATCTGCACCTGATCAAATATGATGAATCGTGCCttttagattttaaaatatgacaTCGACGCAACATTTAATCGTGAGGATATGAGGGATCACTTGAGCCTGGTTACTATTGTCAAGAGACACCGTGACCTTTTGAGGTAGATATTTAATActtatacatttattttaaacgTCTATGCATTTGAATATTAGTAGAGTAATTAACGAGTCGTATTTGCTCAAGAATTTGTAAGTTAATTGAAGAAGTTTTCAGTCCGATCATTCTTTCAATTATGCTATTATCATCGCTGAATTTGTGTGTAAATGTTGTTGGAATACGAGGGGTTGGTAATATCTCATCTTTGGACAATACTATATACATATGGCAAActtatacaaataaatttatactttttttattgtagaCGATAGCAAAAGAAAACTATCAAGAAACTGCGATCAATGTAACCATCTTCATGTTGACATTTCtacagattttattttattgtacttttgctgaaaaaataagtgaaGAGGTAAAGCAAATTCATCTGCTAATTCTTTTTAGCCGCATAAAATTCAgaaccaattttttttagaccAGATCACTGGCAGATACAATATACAACTGTGATTGGACAGTGAAGAACTACAAACTCAGATTTTACATCCAGCTGATCATCATGAGATGTCAAAAGCCCTTTTATTGTACAGCGTATGGATTTTTTCCTATTGGACATTTGCAATTAACAACAGTAACTATCTGGACAACAGTCTATATCATTAAAATCAACGCGATGAATTGAATCGATTGGATCTTTTCAGGTTCTAAATACAGCTTTTTCATACTATATGATGCTACAAACTATGAACTAAAATTATCATAGCAATAGGTTACTATTTTCAATACAGATTACAGCCATATAGTATAATTGATttgaataaaatgtatttatatatatatacttttctATGAGTCAATCAAAtaagaataaatatatttgaacgCAATGAATCAATACTTTTCATACTTCTACACTCTTATACATATTGACTGAAGGATAGATCAATATAGctacaaaataattatgaagAAGCTCCAAAAAATACGTATGTAAATGAGTTGGATAATCATTGAGTGAAAACCATGCCTCTTTTAAATCTATACGCAATGCATATGTAATACTTCAAAAGCATTGTATTTTATATCATTTCATTCCATATCTCTCATCGCATACGTGCCCATCAATatatttccaacaaaaatatacacTTCCGCATGCATATGAAAGTACACGTACAGTCTTTTTTGCATAGTTTAGTACATCCGATGTGTCTATTTTAGTTTTGCGCGCAGTTGTCGCAAGAAATTATTCATCTCTGTGTATAACTCTTTTCATACACAAGCGAGAAGAAGTTGTATGCGTTGTGAATAAAAGACCACCCCAGAACATCCGGTATAACACTGGATGGCCCAAACATGTAATTTCCTGGTATAGTATAAAAGAAAACTACCCCTTCGGCAATCGTACGTCCACGTCTCCTTCGCTGCACTAGATTAATCATTAATTTCAGATATAGATACACGCAACAAATTTAACGGCACATGAAGGGAATACGCGATGTATACTTCGATGCGTTTCCATAAGACATGAACGTAAAAATGAAGAGCACATTCGAGGAAGAAACGACGCGTTCTAGGATACTGAAATATGTAACTCGACGATCCCAGGCTTCCTCGGGGACTCTTAGTCAGTGCGGATCCAAGAAGCGAAGCATGAAGATCGTGGGGAAGTTTTCCTGGGAAGGAAGTCGGACAGTGTATTGTATGCTTGTGGTATCGCTGAATGCGATGATTATTATAAGCGTTATatctcatttatttattttcatacaGGTGAACTATGGCTAACTGATAAAGGCAACAAAGAATAACTGGGAGTATGAGGCTGAAGATGATCTGCATCGATTTGGTCGCAACGACAGCTGTGACATCATTGTGGAAAAATAGGATTTTGGATCAGTCGTCTACTGTTCCATCCAGCGCTTTGTATatggtattttttaattttaatcttcACAAGACATTTAATCAGCATGCATTAGATAAATAAGTATTGAGAACGACGTTTTAGGTTCTTATGAAAGCATTTTATTGTTGTGTATCAATATAGAGCAGAAATATATAGCTTCGCAGATACCCGTATTTCACGTGATCGTCTTAGACATACACATCGTGCTAATATAGACTTAcaaatacataaaaaacatTGATATAGCCTTATACGTAATAAacttaaaacgaaaaatataataacaaaaaacACGTGAATAGAAAACGGTGAGGTGAGAATAGACACGACAAGAACGGCAGATAAAATGGTAAGGGCTAACGGTGTATAGAGCATAAGTATAGGGGggttacaaaataatatgcGGTATTCTATAGCTATTGTATTTATAATCGCGAAAAATCACAGTTAAGTGATAATCGTAGGTGATTTGCATTATGTATAACAACGGCAACGTTGTAGGTAACTTATACCACCTGCTGAGCACACTTCGTGACGGACTTACCAAACTAATTAACATTACGGACTTACTCGAGAAtcttggctctctctctctctcatcacTTGGAATAATTCACCCCTCTATCCTTTCTAGCTACATGCATAATGTACAGCCACGAGCCTGACTTTTTTCATACTcatcagtaaaaaaaaaaaatataataatctgTCCAAACCAAAATCCACGCGCTAAGTGTCATgataaacaataatttacgAATACGAGTCGTGGATACGCAAACAATGAACGATCATCATCGATGAGTAGCTTAAAGATTAAAACTTGAACGATTAAAcgaagaagaataaaaaaaaaaaaattacaaaattagtCGACCTCGAGCTTGCGGAACGATCCGGAGAGTCCACCCAAACCTTCGCTCGCCGAGCACGTGTCCTTTGGTGAGATTTCTATGTACATGTCGTCCAGCGCTTTGATCTCGTTCCTCTTGGCTCTGAGCGATTTTTTGAACTCGGCTATCAACAGACAACAAAGTAGTTATTCATCGTTATCACTCTATGAATCAGGGGGCTAACGAACTTGCGGACTAGAGAGTCCGATGTTTCACGGTTCGACAGCcgcgaagaaagagaaagtccgctctctcgcgaatttgaataatacaagTAAAGGGACATAAGAATTACCGATCATCTCGGCGAGAGGAACTTCTCCGCCGTACTCCTTGGGCAGGATCTTCGGGTCGACCGTGTTCTGCAGATCGTCCAAGGATTTGTGGAGCtgaaaattggaaaatttttttatactcaTCGCCTAAACTTTCACTCCGGGTATAATGAGAATCCAGAATCGATCTTTATACTTCTTAATTGCGCTGGAAGAACGTAAAAGAGAGGCCATTGTGTGTCAAGAACGAATCGCGATTTTCACGCTTgggaagctcgcgcgcgcgcgcgcgcgctgctaaTTAATTACTTATCGCGCAGAGAAAACAAAGAGAAGCCCCGCCGTTTAGAAAACAGTTGTATGCATCAGACtcggcgggaaattcaaactcACCAGAACGCGGGAGCGGAGCTTCTCGTTCAGCAGCGACAGGGCAAGTTCGATGATCTTCGTAGCGCAGCCGGGAACGTTGACCAGGTGGGTCTCCTTGTGCCTCATCGGTGTGCTGTTCTGTATGCAGGTGAGCATGTTGCGTATGTCGGTGATGGACCAGGAGCTGAGGTGACCCATCGTCAGGCCGGACTCGTCGTTCAGGTGGGTATAGCCGTGGACCTGGCTCTCCTCTTCGTCCATCAGAGCCTCGACCACGAGACTGTGCACGCGGACCATCTGGGCCGAGGTGAATTTGTAAGGATCGAAGCGACCTGCGAAGGAGAGCGAATTTTCGCTGTTGAGATTGGAGCCTTCCGTATGTGTTACAGAGGCGGGGTATCGAGTTAGGAAAGTTGGCGTCTTGGATATTCATGCTGTATACCAAGTTTGACGAAAGTTCGTTCGTTATAACGGCAGCAGCTAGTGGAAGTTACGACTCTCTGTTGTTCATCATACGAGGATGTATGCACTTTGTTCGTTGGGAAGCAATTTCGCCAAGTTTTGCAATACGAAGTGGCAATTACGCGGATTTTAATTGGATACAAATGCTCGAAAACGCGAGTGAAGGTGAAACCTCAACACGAGACGTGCCCGGAAATTTTCGAACCGCAGCTGGGCTCGTAGCCAAAATTTATATAAGCCTCGTTATATCACTGCGCCGAATTACAGACGAAAGCGCCTGATGTCATAATAAGGCTGTTTTCTATTACCAAAAGTTTCTATTATGGTCGATAAACTTTTTTCGATTTCACTCTCCGCATGCTGGAAGCGACTTTCACTGTCACGCCGCCGagcgattgaaaaaaaaaaaaacgagtcaCGCTCTCGGGAACCACATCTAATAAGAAGTCGAGCTTCGCATACAAAGTAACGAAAATCAAGTTCCGTTTCAGCATATTGACGCGCGGCGCTGACACCGGTGCCAATAAGCGAAGCTATGCTCCATCTCGAGAAGGTCGACCTACCGGCACACGAGAGGATGACCTTGCGCCCATGGGAGTCCCTCTTGAGCAAGGGCACGAGATATCCGGCATCGATGATGGCCTCGATTTCCGGATCGTCGATGTCGAGGTTCTGGAACCAGTCGGGATAAAGCTGCCTGATGGTCAGGTATCTCTCGAGCATTTCCTGGGCCAGAGGAAGACTGAACTTCTTGGTGCGGAGGAAGCGCAGGAGGAAGACGGCGTCGGTGCGGCAGTTCTTGATGCTCGGGTGCTTCTGGATCCAGTCGCGGAACTGCTCCAGGGCGTGCTCCCGGGTGGCCTCGTCCTCGCGGAGCTCGCGCTTCGCTATCGCCTGCGCCTGCGAGCTCAGGCTGCACTTGTAGGCATCTGGCTGATCTTGGCCACCCATTTTCTCTCCGGCtggaatttttgttttttgcttttgaATAGAATTATGCTAATTGTCCTGAGAATTTCTAAAGAgttgactttttttttattcagagACTAATTACGTGGACTAGACAAGAAAAGACGGCAGAAAAGAAGATTCTATACGAGGACGACATTGGACAAAGTCGTCAAAGCACAGAAACTATCATTATAAGCGCCGTCGACAAACGGAAATAACACCCATCAATCCGTCATCCGAATAGCCTTCGATACTTCACCAGCTCGTCACGAGCCGAGAAAAATTGCGCCTAACTCGCGCAAAGAAAACTAATTATATGCGAGCGCGGCTGTTTGAGCACGTTATTAGCCGatccgcacgcgcgcgcgcgcgcaatttgaATAACAAAACGCGGCGACTTTTCAGAAACGCGACTCGCGCGTCAAACATACCGATGATCATCGGTATACCAAAGCGCGAGTTCGCGAAGAGACGAGCAAAATAAAATCGATTCTTCACGGCCCGGTTGAACATGATTGTGCTACAGATTTTGCGAGTTTCGCAGTGGAGTCACGTGCCCCGGCATACGCGAGCGGAATACGAGCGTGTGAAAAGCTTGTATACCGGCGAGAAAGGAGATTTTTTAGATGAAGTTAGCGGCCTTGGATGAAtgggaaaa is from Nasonia vitripennis strain AsymCx chromosome 1, Nvit_psr_1.1, whole genome shotgun sequence and encodes:
- the Or269 gene encoding odorant receptor 269 — its product is MKTSVNQPTEDDLEYYIGFNLKLLSSIGLKCSLEKNLKSLGLINKLPTFIMCIHGLIFFIFENYFIRDIWSSDKTLAMQILSQEVSNIQCISKGFFLAFAIERMQNVFQEMQYLWKTYRPSQDNRKKILLGAHQTFSFCKIYFFVLLSCSISYFLCLIPSLFNLAQQYRNREANNYTYDFSQRLGLVKYPFEIPNIPTYLLIVFQEAFYLFYTAALFWVSGDTLFAQSVTHICLQFKILKYDIDATFNREDMRDHLSLVTIVKRHRDLLRICKLIEEVFSPIILSIMLLSSLNLCVNVVGIRGTIAKENYQETAINVTIFMLTFLQILFYCTFAEKISEETRSLADTIYNCDWTVKNYKLRFYIQLIIMRCQKPFYCTAYGFFPIGHLQLTTVLNTAFSYYMMLQTMN
- the LOC100123680 gene encoding clavesin-1, which encodes MGGQDQPDAYKCSLSSQAQAIAKRELREDEATREHALEQFRDWIQKHPSIKNCRTDAVFLLRFLRTKKFSLPLAQEMLERYLTIRQLYPDWFQNLDIDDPEIEAIIDAGYLVPLLKRDSHGRKVILSCAGRFDPYKFTSAQMVRVHSLVVEALMDEEESQVHGYTHLNDESGLTMGHLSSWSITDIRNMLTCIQNSTPMRHKETHLVNVPGCATKIIELALSLLNEKLRSRVLLHKSLDDLQNTVDPKILPKEYGGEVPLAEMIAEFKKSLRAKRNEIKALDDMYIEISPKDTCSASEGLGGLSGSFRKLEVD